The following nucleotide sequence is from Tolumonas lignilytica.
GCGTCGATCCGACCCGCAAGATGCTGGTGTTTTCCGACGGACTGGATTTTTCACGGGCTGTACTGATCTATAAACACTTCAAAGGGCGGATACAAACTTCGTTTGGGATTGGCACCTGGCTGATGGCCGATTTTGAGGTGAACAAACCGTTGAATGCGGTCATGAAAATGGTCAGCCTCGGTGGCCAGCCGGTCGCCAAGATTTCGGATAGTCCGGGTAAAACCATGTGCCATGACCGGGCGTTCCTGACCTATTTAATGGACGTTTTTGCAGTTGATGCCGGTGTTCGCGAGCATGTGTTGCTCAACGCCGGACAGGGAGTATAACGAATTATGCGTCAAACACTGACAATCGCTACCGCCAGTATTAATACCACGCCACTGGATCTGGATGGCAATCTGGCCTTGATCCGTGCGGCGGTCGCCGAAGCGGTGCAACAGCAGGCCGATCTGGTTTTGCTGCCGGAACTCGCACTGACCGGCTATGGCTGTGAAGATATGTTTTTCTCGGCGGACTGGGTCGAGGTCATGCCCGCTTATCTGAGTCAATTAGCCGAGAGTTTGCCTCCGTCGCTGATGGTCGCGGTGGGCTTTCCATTGTTGATCCCCGGCGGGCAGGTCTTTAATGCCGTGGCGTTACTGAGTCAGTATCAGATCCACGGGGTAGTCTGCAAACAACATCTGGCCCGTAACGGTATCCATTATGAACCTCGCTGGTTTACTCCCTGGCCTGCGGGTGAAGTGATGACGCTGGATCTGGCCGGACAGAATGTCCCGGTCGGCGATATCGTGTTTGAAGTGGAAGGGATCCGTCTCGGTTTCGAAATCTGCGAAGATTCCTGGGTGGCCTCCCGTCCGGGCCGTAGCCTGTATGAACGTCAGGTCGATGTGATCATGAATCCGTCTGCCAGCCACTTTGCATTGGGCAAACAGAAAACTCGTCGTCAGTTTGTCTGCGAAGGTTCTCGCGCTTACGGGGCGGTGTATGTGTATACCAACCTGCTGGGGTGCGAAGCAGGCCGGGCGGTGTATGACGGCGATGCCATGCTGGCCAGCAACGGCGAACTGGTGATGAGTTCAGATCGTTTAAGTTTTGCGCCGTGGCGCGTGCAGTCAGCCACCGTGGATATCGGGCTGAACCGTTCACAGCGCCTGATCAGCAGCCAGCGTCTGCAACCTTCCGAACAACACGGTATTATTGAAATTCCTTTTAACTGGCAGGCGGAAGACTACTTCCGTGAGCTGTCACCACAAACCACGTTTGCCGATGAAGATCCACATGCGGCGGCTTGTCGCGCGATTGCACTGGGACTGTGGGACTGGCAACGTAAAACCTACACCAGCGGTTATGCATTAAGTCTGAGTGGCGGCGCTGACTCGGCCTTGTGCGGTACGCTGGTCTGGTTTGCACAGGTGCAGGCCGCATTGACGTTAGGTGAAGAGGCTTATCGTCAGGTGCTGGCCCAGGGGCGGATTGATGTGGCTATGCGGGGGGATAAACCGCTGCTGGCTTGGATCCACGATGATGTCATGCCGCATGTTTTAACGACGGTCTATCAGGGCTCGGCCCATAGTGGCAGTGTGACCCGTAATGCGGCGGCAGGTTTGGCCGATGAAATGGGGGCACAGCATCACGACTGGTCGATTGCTGAGCTGGTGGCCGGTTATCTGAAACTGGTCAACGACCTCACACCGGATAACCCGATGACCTGGGAAAAAGACGATCTGGCATTGCAGAACATTCAGGCGCGGGTTCGTTCTCCCGGGATCTGGCTGATCGCCAACCGCCAGAATAAGCTGCTGATGGCCACCTCGAATCTATCTGAAGCCAGTGTCGGCTATTGCACCATGGATGGCGACACCTCCGGGGTTTTGTCACCGATTGGCGGTGTCAGCAAATCCCGCGTGTTACAGATCAATCGTTACATCATGGAGCAGGGCATTCCGCTGCAGGATAGCCCGGATCTGCCGCGTCTGGCGTTAGCCGCGATGGAAGCGATCGTACATCAGGCTCCTACGGCAGAGTTACGCCCGGTTGAACAAACGGACGAAGCTGATTTGATGCCCTATCCGGTAATGGATGCTATCCGTCGCATTAACCAGACGCAGAATGTCACGCCCAAAGGGGTGCTGCAGGTGTTGTTACGCGGTGAATATGCGCAGATGTACAGCAAGGAACAACTGGTTGCCTGGATCAAACGTTACTTTGGTCTCTACTGCCGTAACCAGTGGAAGCGTGAACGTATTGCCGCCAGTTTCCACATTGAAGCTGACAGCGCCGATCCCAAAACCTACCGTCGTTTCCCAATTTTGGCGAATCAGTTAAAACGAGAGCTGGCAGAAATGGAAGCCTTTGCCCGTCAACTCTGATCATCATTGCAGCCTGCCGAATCCGTGCGGGCTGCAACGTTTATGCGGTTAAGCCTTACAGTTCGCTCGGCGTGTAACCGGCTTCATCCAGTAATGTGATCAGCGCAGGCGCGTCGAGTTTGCCATCCACAGTCACTTTATGTTGGCTCAAATCGATCTGTATCTGTGCCGACTGATCCGCCTGTTGGATCAGTTTAGTAATCGTCGCCACGCAATGCTGGCAAGTCATGTCCGGGATTTGCAGTGTGGTCGTCATCAGTGTTTCTCCTCAATACGTTGCTCTGTGATTTTCTCTTAGTCTGAACCTTACCATTGTTGGAAGGTCAAGCCGGAATATTGAATAAATTGTTTAAATAATCAGCTTGACCTTGCCATGATGTCAAGGTCGAAGCTATTACTAGAGTAGATGCAACAGGAGCACAAAAAATGACCGGACAGAAAACAGAACGGCTGGTGTTGCCGATTCAGGGGATGTACTGCGCCGCTTGTGCAACCCGACTGGAAAAAGTATTAGGCAAAATAGACGGTGTGGATCACGTCAGTGTGAACTTGGCGAGTGAGAAAGCACAAATAGAAAGCGCCGTAAAAATAGCACCGGCTTTGCTCATGAGTGCTGTGGAAAAAGCCGGGTTCAGCGTGCCGCAACGTACCGTGACATTGCAAATCAAGGGCATGCACTGTGCAGCCTGTCAGCAACGGCTGGAAAAGGTCTTGAACAAAGAGCCGGGCGTCATTTCGGCCGTCGTGAATCTCGCTAGCGAAAAAGCACGCCTGCAGGTCTTGCCGCAGGTCGATGATGCCCAGTTATTGCGGGCCATTGCGAAGGCGGGTTATGAGGGCATTGTCCCTGATGCAAACGCCAGTGCTGCCGAGCAGGCGCAACCTCCGAGCGATACAGATCGGTATTGGTTGATTGTCGGGGCATTGTGCGTCTTGCCGTTGTTATTCCCGATGATCGCAGGGTTGTGGGGCGCACAGCTTGAGTTACCGGTGTTCTGGCAGTTCCTGCTGGCGTCGGTTGTGCAGTTTGGTTTGGGGTGGCGATTTTATCGCGGAGCCTGGGCAGCAGTGCGGGTCGGCAGCAGTAATATGGATGTGCTGGTGGCGCTGGGAACAACGGCCGCCTATGGCTTATCGCTCTATCAGTGGTTGTTACAGCCCCATCATGCTCATCTTTATTTTGAATCGTCAGCAACTGTGATCACGCTGGTCTGGTTTGGTAAATGGTTGGAACAACGCGCGAAACGCCAGACCAGCGAGGCGATCCGTGCCTTACAGGCCTTGCGTCCGGATCAAGCCTGGGTCGAGCGGGACGGCATCGAACAATGGCTGCCCTTGGCCATGATCCAACTTGGTGATCGCATTCGGGTACGTGCTGGGGAGCGGGTGCCGGTAGATGGCGAGATCGTAGAGGGGAGCAGTCATCTGGATGAGTCATTGCTCACCGGAGAAAGTTTGCCGATCAGCAAAGCCGCAGGCGATAGCGTCAGCACGGGCGCCATGAACGGTGAAGGGTTGTTATGGATCCGCACTGCTGCATTAGGTGAGAAAACCCTGCTGGCTCGGATCATCGCGCGTGTCGAACTGGCCCAGATGGCGAAACCGCCGATCCAGCGAAAGGTGGATCAAATCAGTGCGGTATTTGTTCCGGTGGTCTTGGTATTGGCACTGCTGACCGTGACCGGGTGGTACGTATTCACCGGGCAAGGTGAGGCTGCGCTGATCCATGCGGTGTCGGTGTTGGTCATCGCCTGTCCTTGCGCCTTGGGGTTGGCAACACCAGCGGCGATCATGGCCGGGACGGGAACGGCTGCCCGGCACGGTATCTTGATCCGTGATGCTGAAGTGCTGGAGCAGGCCGAAAAAGTCGACATGGTGGTGTTTGATAAAACTGGCACCCTGACGATAGGCCATCCGGCGTTAATGGCCCAGCATTCTCTTCAGAACCATGATGAACAGGCGTTGCAGATTGCGGCTGCCTTGCAGCAGGGCAGTGCTCATCCGCTGGGTATTGCCTTGCAACAGGCCGCGCAGCAGCAGGGGCTGACATTGCCAGACTTAACGCAACTCACGACCGTGGCCGGGATTGGAGTGCAAGGTCAATGGCTGGCCGATCAGTATGCACTGGTTGGTGCACAGGGTTTAAGCCGGTTCCAAATCACGCCGGATGCGGCATTGCAAACCAGCGTAGAAGCGCAATATCAACAAGGCCGCACGGTTTCTTGGCTCATTGAAAATAATAACGCCGTCGCCTGGTTTGCGTTTCAAGATCCGCCAAAACCGGAAGCAGCTACTGCGATTAAAACGTTGCAGCAAGCGGGTATTAAAGTTGCGTTGCTCAGTGGCGATCATCGGCAAAGTGTAGAGCAAACCG
It contains:
- the nadE gene encoding NAD(+) synthase, giving the protein MRQTLTIATASINTTPLDLDGNLALIRAAVAEAVQQQADLVLLPELALTGYGCEDMFFSADWVEVMPAYLSQLAESLPPSLMVAVGFPLLIPGGQVFNAVALLSQYQIHGVVCKQHLARNGIHYEPRWFTPWPAGEVMTLDLAGQNVPVGDIVFEVEGIRLGFEICEDSWVASRPGRSLYERQVDVIMNPSASHFALGKQKTRRQFVCEGSRAYGAVYVYTNLLGCEAGRAVYDGDAMLASNGELVMSSDRLSFAPWRVQSATVDIGLNRSQRLISSQRLQPSEQHGIIEIPFNWQAEDYFRELSPQTTFADEDPHAAACRAIALGLWDWQRKTYTSGYALSLSGGADSALCGTLVWFAQVQAALTLGEEAYRQVLAQGRIDVAMRGDKPLLAWIHDDVMPHVLTTVYQGSAHSGSVTRNAAAGLADEMGAQHHDWSIAELVAGYLKLVNDLTPDNPMTWEKDDLALQNIQARVRSPGIWLIANRQNKLLMATSNLSEASVGYCTMDGDTSGVLSPIGGVSKSRVLQINRYIMEQGIPLQDSPDLPRLALAAMEAIVHQAPTAELRPVEQTDEADLMPYPVMDAIRRINQTQNVTPKGVLQVLLRGEYAQMYSKEQLVAWIKRYFGLYCRNQWKRERIAASFHIEADSADPKTYRRFPILANQLKRELAEMEAFARQL
- a CDS encoding heavy-metal-associated domain-containing protein, with protein sequence MTTTLQIPDMTCQHCVATITKLIQQADQSAQIQIDLSQHKVTVDGKLDAPALITLLDEAGYTPSEL
- a CDS encoding heavy metal translocating P-type ATPase, whose protein sequence is MTGQKTERLVLPIQGMYCAACATRLEKVLGKIDGVDHVSVNLASEKAQIESAVKIAPALLMSAVEKAGFSVPQRTVTLQIKGMHCAACQQRLEKVLNKEPGVISAVVNLASEKARLQVLPQVDDAQLLRAIAKAGYEGIVPDANASAAEQAQPPSDTDRYWLIVGALCVLPLLFPMIAGLWGAQLELPVFWQFLLASVVQFGLGWRFYRGAWAAVRVGSSNMDVLVALGTTAAYGLSLYQWLLQPHHAHLYFESSATVITLVWFGKWLEQRAKRQTSEAIRALQALRPDQAWVERDGIEQWLPLAMIQLGDRIRVRAGERVPVDGEIVEGSSHLDESLLTGESLPISKAAGDSVSTGAMNGEGLLWIRTAALGEKTLLARIIARVELAQMAKPPIQRKVDQISAVFVPVVLVLALLTVTGWYVFTGQGEAALIHAVSVLVIACPCALGLATPAAIMAGTGTAARHGILIRDAEVLEQAEKVDMVVFDKTGTLTIGHPALMAQHSLQNHDEQALQIAAALQQGSAHPLGIALQQAAQQQGLTLPDLTQLTTVAGIGVQGQWLADQYALVGAQGLSRFQITPDAALQTSVEAQYQQGRTVSWLIENNNAVAWFAFQDPPKPEAATAIKTLQQAGIKVALLSGDHRQSVEQTAQLLGIDDLAAQVLPEQKAEAIVKWRNQGFTVAMVGDGINDAPALAESDLGIAMGSGTDVAMASAAMTLMRNDPRSVADALNIARLTSRKIRQNLFWAFIYNVVALPLAVFGFLDPMLAGAAMAFSSVSVVTNALWLTRWRPAQSKDQE